The following proteins are co-located in the Micromonospora coriariae genome:
- a CDS encoding putative baseplate assembly protein has protein sequence MTLPVPHLDDRAFLDLVTEARERIHQSCPAWTDLSAHDPGMALVEAFAHLTEVMIYRLNQLPEKAYVSFLNLLGVARHAPTAAWADVRFTRGGAERGAVRIPAGLRVAAARGADPRPVVFVTTEPALLAAGETSVTVRMHHCEPVEAELLGTGTGQPGQVLRAARAPLAHTAEPLDLLLGVEVPAGTVELGAAAREHDGRTFEIWRPVDSFAGVGPQAKVYLVDRCSGAVTFAPALDLRPPVGPAHPANPGEPAPTDPTVTADLPAAPGGPAGSPATVAAVPPAGRQIRLWYRAGGGPTGNVAAGTLTSLRDPLPGVRVDNPAPAAGGREMEALESVLLRGPYEFFAQQRAVTARDFEVLATSSGAVARARAFTRAAVYSFARPGEVEVVLVPYVPAEARPGGRLPVAVLREHEVPEARRRVEADLEQRRMVGIRSRATWARFKAVSVRARVVVRREEDVDAVRRRIHDRLHQTLSPLPTALNPTGWPFGEPLRASNVYRLLEHAEPGVRYVESVRFVVDEAPDAEVRALAVDQYQPRTWYAGRGPVLFRSSNAGAGWEPTGRFDGETVLRVAPAPAPARPGIVPRPGSVAVVTLRASGGSRVHLSTDLGETWSLLTDLDSRISDVAWLDRDGAGALLVATDTGLYEVSLLPGAVPLQILVDPSDADRGFYAVRSFVSERGAPGVAVAAQAGFGVYLSTAGGRPGSFAHVGLSNVDNRVLAVQYDGPATLLWSGAGEPDPKKPGQGCHRTRLFESDVQWQSVQGGWIGGTCRDLAFAGSLAVAATQSGGVLRLDTLAAQPQWQSVSVNCGLPLRDRTRFVPVDAIAVSGHAAGSGATGAGSQPAERLILAGGERGVYRSASAVDWTASANQATADVVTVPDTWLLCSGEHDIEVVRQDATLGD, from the coding sequence ATGACGCTGCCCGTGCCGCACCTGGACGACCGCGCGTTCCTCGACCTGGTCACCGAGGCCCGCGAGCGGATCCACCAGTCCTGTCCGGCCTGGACCGACCTGTCGGCGCACGACCCGGGCATGGCGCTGGTGGAGGCGTTCGCGCACCTCACCGAGGTGATGATCTACCGGCTGAACCAGTTGCCGGAGAAGGCGTACGTCTCCTTCCTGAACCTGCTCGGGGTGGCCCGGCACGCGCCCACCGCGGCCTGGGCGGACGTCCGGTTCACCCGCGGCGGCGCGGAACGGGGCGCGGTGCGGATCCCGGCCGGCCTGCGGGTCGCGGCGGCTCGCGGCGCCGATCCCCGGCCGGTCGTGTTCGTCACCACCGAGCCGGCGCTGCTGGCCGCCGGGGAGACCTCGGTGACCGTGCGGATGCACCACTGCGAGCCGGTCGAGGCGGAGCTGCTCGGCACCGGCACCGGTCAGCCGGGCCAGGTACTGCGGGCGGCCCGGGCCCCGCTCGCGCACACCGCCGAGCCGTTGGACCTGCTGCTCGGGGTGGAGGTGCCGGCCGGCACCGTGGAGCTGGGCGCGGCGGCGCGCGAGCACGACGGCCGCACGTTCGAGATCTGGCGGCCGGTGGACAGCTTCGCCGGGGTCGGACCGCAGGCCAAGGTGTACCTGGTGGACCGCTGCTCGGGGGCTGTCACCTTCGCCCCCGCCCTCGACCTGCGGCCCCCGGTCGGACCGGCCCACCCGGCGAATCCCGGCGAGCCGGCGCCGACCGACCCGACCGTTACCGCCGACCTGCCGGCCGCACCAGGTGGCCCGGCGGGATCACCGGCGACCGTGGCGGCGGTCCCGCCGGCCGGGCGGCAGATCCGGCTCTGGTACCGGGCCGGCGGCGGGCCGACCGGCAACGTGGCCGCCGGGACGCTGACCAGCCTGCGCGACCCGCTGCCCGGGGTCCGCGTCGACAACCCCGCGCCGGCTGCTGGCGGCCGGGAGATGGAGGCGCTGGAGTCGGTGCTGCTGCGCGGCCCGTACGAATTCTTCGCCCAGCAGCGCGCGGTCACCGCCCGCGACTTCGAGGTGCTGGCCACCAGCTCCGGCGCGGTGGCCCGGGCCCGGGCGTTCACCCGCGCCGCGGTGTACAGCTTCGCCCGGCCGGGTGAGGTCGAGGTGGTGCTGGTGCCGTACGTGCCGGCGGAGGCCCGGCCGGGTGGCCGGCTGCCGGTGGCGGTGCTGCGCGAGCACGAGGTGCCCGAGGCGCGGCGCCGGGTGGAGGCGGACCTGGAACAGCGGCGGATGGTCGGTATCCGGTCCCGGGCGACCTGGGCACGGTTCAAGGCGGTCTCGGTGCGGGCCCGGGTGGTGGTCCGGCGGGAGGAGGACGTCGACGCGGTCCGCCGGCGGATCCACGACCGGCTGCACCAGACGCTGAGCCCGCTGCCCACCGCGCTCAACCCGACCGGCTGGCCGTTCGGCGAGCCGCTGCGGGCGTCCAACGTGTACCGGCTGCTGGAGCACGCCGAGCCGGGCGTGCGGTACGTCGAGTCGGTGCGGTTCGTGGTCGACGAGGCGCCCGACGCCGAGGTACGCGCCCTCGCCGTCGACCAGTACCAGCCGCGCACCTGGTACGCCGGGCGGGGCCCTGTGCTGTTCCGTTCCAGCAACGCGGGTGCGGGTTGGGAGCCGACCGGCCGCTTCGACGGCGAGACCGTGCTGCGGGTGGCGCCCGCCCCGGCGCCGGCGCGGCCGGGGATCGTGCCGCGTCCCGGCTCGGTGGCCGTGGTGACGCTGCGCGCCTCCGGCGGCTCCCGGGTGCACCTGAGCACCGACCTCGGCGAGACGTGGTCACTGCTGACCGACCTGGACTCGCGGATCTCCGACGTGGCCTGGCTGGATCGCGACGGCGCGGGCGCGCTGCTGGTGGCCACCGACACCGGCCTGTACGAGGTGTCCCTGCTGCCCGGCGCGGTGCCGTTGCAGATCCTCGTCGACCCGTCCGACGCGGACCGGGGGTTCTACGCGGTGCGCTCGTTCGTCTCCGAGCGGGGCGCACCGGGCGTGGCGGTGGCCGCACAGGCCGGTTTCGGGGTGTACCTGTCGACGGCCGGCGGCCGGCCGGGCAGCTTCGCCCACGTCGGTCTCTCCAACGTGGACAACCGGGTGCTGGCGGTGCAGTACGACGGCCCGGCCACGCTGCTGTGGAGCGGCGCCGGCGAACCGGACCCGAAGAAGCCGGGCCAGGGCTGCCACCGCACCCGGCTGTTCGAGTCCGACGTGCAGTGGCAGTCGGTGCAGGGCGGTTGGATCGGCGGCACCTGCCGGGACCTCGCGTTCGCCGGCTCACTGGCGGTGGCGGCCACGCAGAGCGGCGGCGTGCTGCGGCTGGACACGCTGGCCGCCCAGCCGCAGTGGCAGTCCGTGTCGGTCAACTGCGGCTTGCCACTGCGCGACCGGACCCGGTTCGTGCCGGTGGACGCCATCGCGGTGAGCGGCCATGCCGCCGGCAGCGGAGCGACCGGCGCCGGCAGCCAGCCGGCGGAACGGCTGATCCTGGCCGGCGGCGAGCGCGGCGTGTACCGCAGTGCCAGTGCGGTGGACTGGACCGCCAGCGCCAACCAGGCCACCGCCGACGTGGTGACCGTCCCGGACACCTGGCTGCTCTGCTCCGGCGAGCACGACATCGAGGTGGTGCGGCAGGATGCGACGCTCGGCGATTGA
- a CDS encoding GPW/gp25 family protein → MRAFRFVGAGFDAGRNGGLALTAAGGLAMTEGDETVRQALFLLLSTTPGERLMRPGYGSRLHRLIFAPNDDTTAGLAIHYVRQAIARWEPRVEVIDVDAGPDPDDAWRLVIRLDYRVRASLTPGQLVFSVDLLPIDEPAPGGGQS, encoded by the coding sequence GTGAGGGCCTTCCGCTTCGTCGGCGCCGGCTTCGACGCGGGGCGCAACGGCGGCCTGGCGCTCACCGCGGCCGGCGGCCTGGCCATGACCGAGGGCGACGAGACCGTACGCCAGGCGCTGTTCCTGCTGTTGTCGACCACGCCGGGCGAGCGGCTGATGCGGCCCGGGTACGGCTCGCGGCTGCACCGGCTGATCTTCGCGCCCAACGACGACACCACCGCCGGGCTGGCCATCCACTACGTGCGTCAGGCGATCGCCCGTTGGGAGCCGCGGGTCGAGGTGATCGACGTGGACGCCGGCCCGGACCCGGACGACGCGTGGCGGCTGGTGATCCGGCTGGACTACCGGGTGCGCGCCAGCCTGACCCCAGGGCAGCTGGTCTTCTCCGTGGACCTGCTCCCGATCGACGAACCGGCACCGGGAGGAGGACAGTCATGA
- a CDS encoding contractile injection system protein, VgrG/Pvc8 family, producing the protein MTSVAPRALTVLLDGAELAGAARQRVRSLRVAARLDQPTQAELVLATTAGSGAFDPAVRPGTALDVRLADHPDALFTGEVTCVEVEYAADGAAVLRLRAYDALHRLRKRQDLRVFTSVTAAELARELCGGVGLTVTAETDGPRLERLLQHRHSDLELLREVTGRAGLHLAADGDEVRLITLAGYGEPVALALGAGVHTLRLSTNLDRASGASAALGWHPQRAEPISQQADEARCGRPAGDRPDPADVGADGVRTAVDQPGRSDDELAALAQARLDTRAAALVTAEGVAEGDPALRPGRRIDLTGVPDPVAGAYVLTEVVHTVDGEGHLTRFSTVPPAAPSTASTAGAVVTLGTVTDVADPDGLGRVRLTLPAYGDLDAGWLGVLCPGAGRGKGLVALPDPDDTVLVVLPGGEPASGIVLGSLFGAVEPYDAGIDDGRARRWTLRTAGGQSIVVDDVRRSLRLATEGGSWLELTPDLATLHAATDLVISAPGRAMVVRARSVDFLHAESTEDPTTAAERARALARAHHEGGG; encoded by the coding sequence GTGACCAGCGTCGCGCCCCGGGCGCTGACCGTCCTGCTCGACGGCGCCGAGCTGGCCGGCGCGGCCCGCCAGCGGGTCCGCTCGCTGCGGGTGGCCGCCCGGCTCGACCAGCCCACCCAGGCCGAGCTGGTGCTCGCCACCACCGCCGGGAGCGGCGCGTTCGACCCCGCGGTGCGCCCCGGCACGGCACTCGACGTGCGGCTCGCCGATCACCCCGACGCGCTGTTCACCGGGGAGGTCACCTGCGTGGAGGTCGAGTACGCCGCCGACGGCGCGGCGGTGCTGCGCCTGCGGGCGTACGACGCGCTGCACCGGCTGCGCAAGCGACAGGATCTGCGGGTGTTCACCTCGGTGACCGCCGCCGAGCTGGCCCGGGAGCTGTGCGGCGGGGTCGGGCTCACGGTGACGGCGGAGACCGACGGGCCACGGCTGGAGCGGCTGCTCCAGCACCGGCACAGCGATCTGGAGCTGCTGCGCGAGGTGACCGGCCGGGCCGGGCTGCACCTGGCCGCCGACGGCGACGAGGTCCGGCTGATCACCCTCGCCGGGTACGGGGAACCGGTCGCGTTGGCCCTCGGCGCGGGCGTGCACACCCTGCGGCTGAGCACCAACCTGGACCGGGCCAGCGGCGCCAGCGCGGCGCTGGGCTGGCATCCCCAGCGGGCCGAACCGATCAGCCAGCAGGCCGACGAGGCGCGCTGCGGCCGGCCGGCCGGTGACCGGCCGGACCCGGCCGACGTGGGCGCGGACGGGGTACGCACCGCTGTCGACCAGCCCGGCCGCAGCGACGACGAGCTGGCCGCGTTGGCCCAGGCGCGGCTGGACACCCGCGCCGCCGCGCTGGTCACCGCCGAGGGGGTGGCCGAGGGCGACCCGGCGCTGCGGCCCGGCCGGCGGATCGACCTGACCGGCGTGCCCGACCCGGTCGCCGGGGCGTACGTGCTGACCGAGGTGGTGCACACCGTGGACGGCGAGGGGCACCTGACCCGGTTCTCCACAGTGCCACCGGCCGCGCCGTCCACCGCGTCGACCGCCGGGGCGGTGGTCACGCTCGGGACGGTCACCGACGTCGCCGACCCGGACGGGCTGGGCCGGGTCCGGTTGACCCTGCCCGCGTACGGGGACCTGGACGCCGGGTGGCTCGGCGTGCTCTGTCCCGGAGCCGGGCGGGGCAAGGGCCTCGTCGCGCTCCCCGACCCCGACGACACCGTGCTGGTGGTGCTGCCCGGCGGCGAGCCGGCCTCGGGCATCGTGCTCGGCTCGTTGTTCGGGGCCGTCGAGCCGTACGACGCGGGCATCGACGACGGTCGGGCCCGGCGCTGGACGCTGCGGACCGCTGGCGGGCAGTCGATCGTCGTCGACGACGTGCGACGCAGCCTGCGGCTGGCCACCGAGGGCGGCAGCTGGCTGGAGCTCACCCCCGATTTGGCGACCCTGCACGCGGCGACCGACCTGGTGATCTCCGCGCCCGGCCGGGCCATGGTGGTCCGGGCCCGCAGCGTGGACTTCCTGCACGCCGAGTCGACCGAGGACCCGACCACCGCGGCGGAGCGGGCCCGTGCGCTCGCCCGCGCACACCACGAAGGAGGCGGCTGA
- a CDS encoding CIS tube protein, producing MERVAFLIDSSGERVDCLLNPETVQVTRLAGVRHRAAAGGQLTGAGLADDPLVFTGGGRTELVLDLLFDVDFVEAQVRPGDVRALTRPLWMLAENSTAEHGWLRPPLVRLVWGKTWNVPGVIIAVAERFDAFTGTGSPRRSWLRLKLVRAAETADQAEAGFAEELAAVSTPTAAPGSAVVAAGDGAAEPGRSGVRFDLLANDALGSPLRWRLLAEHNRITDPLAVPAGTTLAVPPAGGAPAGGSTLAGAVAGMARAVAGAVGAGASFVGASVVTAPAARAASTGTTPAPAPTGSSPPSTTPGSTTPGGTGPGGAP from the coding sequence ATGGAGCGCGTCGCCTTCCTCATCGACTCCTCGGGCGAACGGGTGGACTGCCTGCTCAACCCGGAGACCGTGCAGGTGACCCGGCTCGCCGGGGTACGCCATCGGGCGGCCGCCGGTGGGCAGCTCACCGGGGCCGGTCTGGCCGACGACCCGCTGGTGTTCACCGGCGGCGGCCGGACCGAGCTGGTGCTCGACCTGCTCTTCGACGTCGACTTCGTGGAGGCGCAGGTCCGTCCGGGTGACGTACGGGCGCTCACCCGGCCGTTGTGGATGCTCGCGGAGAACTCCACCGCCGAGCACGGGTGGCTGCGCCCCCCGCTGGTCCGGCTGGTCTGGGGCAAGACCTGGAACGTGCCCGGCGTGATCATCGCCGTGGCCGAACGGTTCGACGCGTTCACCGGCACCGGATCGCCGCGACGCTCCTGGCTGCGGCTGAAGCTGGTCCGGGCCGCCGAGACGGCCGACCAGGCGGAGGCCGGCTTCGCCGAGGAACTGGCCGCGGTGAGCACCCCGACCGCCGCCCCGGGCAGCGCGGTGGTCGCCGCCGGTGACGGCGCCGCCGAGCCCGGCCGCTCCGGGGTCCGCTTCGATCTGCTGGCCAACGACGCGCTCGGCTCGCCGCTGCGCTGGCGGTTGCTGGCCGAGCACAACCGGATCACCGATCCGCTGGCCGTGCCGGCGGGGACCACCCTGGCCGTCCCGCCGGCCGGCGGCGCTCCGGCCGGCGGGTCGACGCTGGCCGGGGCGGTGGCCGGGATGGCCCGAGCGGTGGCCGGCGCTGTGGGTGCCGGCGCGTCGTTCGTGGGCGCCTCGGTCGTCACCGCGCCCGCGGCCCGGGCCGCGTCGACCGGAACGACGCCCGCCCCAGCGCCGACCGGCAGCAGCCCGCCCAGCACCACCCCCGGCAGCACCACCCCCGGCGGCACCGGGCCGGGCGGTGCGCCGTGA
- a CDS encoding phage tail protein encodes MPTTATPQPGAPVDPYRAYNFRLLINGVTNGHFTEMSGLEVNIPGQPYREHGLGRMRMVPGQAEYEPVTLHFGLTASRELWDWVHATAQGTLNRRNVSVVLLDSVGTAEVLRWNLIDAWPTRWRGAHLNTLSHEIAIASLTLRYEGLELETGGATAPTPA; translated from the coding sequence ATGCCCACCACAGCCACCCCGCAACCGGGTGCCCCGGTCGACCCCTACCGGGCGTACAACTTCCGGTTGCTCATCAACGGCGTCACCAACGGCCACTTCACGGAGATGAGCGGTCTGGAGGTGAACATCCCCGGCCAGCCGTACCGGGAGCACGGGCTGGGCCGGATGCGGATGGTGCCGGGCCAGGCCGAGTACGAGCCGGTGACGCTGCACTTCGGGCTCACCGCGTCCCGGGAGCTGTGGGACTGGGTGCACGCCACGGCCCAGGGCACGCTGAACCGCCGCAACGTCTCGGTGGTGCTGTTGGACTCCGTCGGGACCGCCGAGGTGCTGCGCTGGAACCTGATCGACGCCTGGCCCACCCGGTGGCGCGGGGCGCACCTCAACACCCTCAGCCACGAGATCGCCATCGCCTCGTTGACCCTGCGCTACGAGGGCCTGGAGTTGGAGACCGGCGGTGCCACCGCGCCGACTCCCGCGTAG
- a CDS encoding phage tail sheath family protein, with amino-acid sequence MPSYFSPGIYVEEVPSGARPIGPASTSIAAFVGVAPDRSAQLGKAVPVNNWTEFLRLYAGGEQAESTPLARAVFGFLDNGGARCWVVNVGEGGAISGTGQRRGGLQLLEAIDEISIIAAPGFHDPVAHDALLSMAERTRTMVAICDPAPDIDDISALTRVATPSSGKPPKPADGAGGGPAAGSGGGSGGPGGSGGHEGAAYRPRQSEFGAFYYPWLRVRDPISGELELTPPSGHLAGIWARTDALRGVHKAPANEPVRGAVDLGYLVTRPEHDVLNPKGVNVIRYFAGEGIRVWGARTLAAEASEWRYLNVRRLSIAIEQAIANGTRWMVFEPNDFTLWRSIRRDIGAFLTRVWRDGALLGRSPEEAFFVKCDEETNPAEVRDAGMVIAHIGIAVVKPAEFVVFKLSQWAGGTETETIGG; translated from the coding sequence ATGCCCAGCTACTTCTCCCCCGGCATCTACGTCGAGGAGGTCCCCAGTGGCGCCCGACCGATCGGACCGGCGAGCACCAGCATCGCCGCCTTCGTGGGCGTCGCCCCGGACCGCTCCGCCCAACTGGGCAAGGCGGTCCCGGTCAACAACTGGACCGAGTTCCTGCGGCTCTACGCCGGCGGGGAGCAGGCCGAGAGCACCCCGCTGGCCCGGGCGGTCTTCGGCTTCCTGGACAACGGCGGCGCCCGCTGCTGGGTGGTCAACGTCGGCGAGGGCGGCGCGATCAGCGGCACCGGACAGCGGCGCGGCGGCCTGCAACTGCTGGAGGCCATCGACGAAATCTCGATCATCGCCGCACCGGGATTCCACGACCCGGTGGCGCACGACGCGCTGCTGAGCATGGCCGAGCGCACCCGCACCATGGTGGCGATCTGCGACCCGGCGCCCGACATCGACGACATCTCCGCGTTGACCCGCGTCGCGACGCCGTCCTCCGGCAAGCCCCCCAAGCCCGCCGACGGCGCGGGCGGCGGCCCTGCGGCCGGATCCGGCGGCGGCTCCGGCGGTCCTGGCGGCTCTGGCGGGCACGAGGGGGCGGCGTACCGGCCCCGGCAGTCGGAGTTCGGCGCCTTCTACTACCCGTGGCTGCGCGTACGCGACCCGATCAGCGGAGAGCTGGAGCTGACCCCGCCGAGCGGTCACCTGGCCGGCATCTGGGCCCGCACCGACGCGCTGCGCGGCGTGCACAAGGCGCCGGCCAACGAACCGGTACGCGGCGCCGTCGACCTGGGCTACCTGGTCACCCGACCGGAGCACGACGTGCTCAACCCCAAGGGCGTCAACGTGATCCGCTACTTCGCCGGTGAGGGCATCCGGGTCTGGGGCGCCCGTACGCTCGCCGCCGAGGCCAGCGAGTGGCGCTACCTGAACGTGCGCCGGCTCAGCATCGCCATCGAGCAGGCGATCGCCAACGGCACCCGATGGATGGTCTTCGAGCCCAACGACTTCACCCTCTGGCGTTCGATCCGGCGCGACATCGGGGCCTTCCTGACCCGGGTGTGGCGCGACGGCGCGCTGCTCGGCCGCAGCCCCGAGGAGGCGTTCTTCGTCAAGTGCGACGAGGAGACCAACCCGGCGGAGGTCCGCGACGCGGGCATGGTGATCGCCCACATCGGCATCGCCGTCGTCAAGCCCGCCGAATTCGTGGTGTTCAAGCTGAGCCAGTGGGCCGGCGGCACCGAGACCGAGACGATCGGAGGCTGA
- a CDS encoding carboxypeptidase-like regulatory domain-containing protein has protein sequence MSTDGRGPIETATAELAAWLTSAAGEAVPIGPPRTDGEAAGLTLWPMELRPARQTRSSGAVREPYRFTIRYLLCVTGPAGLPRLDRVLTAATRDGRYPVVLEAGAAPLWTAFGTAPRPGLLIDVPAQVDHPTPAAPPVLRPLRLRQLELRTLTGRVIGPEEQPLAAMRVELPGTSSVTRTDPDGRFLIVGVPHDPEHPGPVRLRLTGRGLVLTAEVDPAEPDIVIVCAPPTR, from the coding sequence ATGAGCACCGACGGGCGCGGACCGATCGAGACGGCGACCGCCGAGTTGGCCGCCTGGCTGACCAGCGCGGCGGGGGAAGCCGTCCCGATCGGCCCGCCCCGTACCGACGGCGAGGCCGCCGGGCTCACCCTCTGGCCGATGGAGCTGCGCCCGGCGCGGCAGACCCGCTCCAGCGGCGCGGTCCGCGAGCCGTACCGGTTCACGATCCGCTACCTGCTCTGCGTGACCGGTCCGGCCGGGCTGCCCCGGTTGGACCGGGTGCTCACCGCCGCGACCCGTGACGGTCGCTACCCGGTGGTGCTGGAGGCCGGTGCGGCGCCGCTCTGGACCGCGTTCGGCACCGCGCCGCGCCCCGGGCTGCTGATCGACGTGCCGGCGCAGGTGGATCACCCGACCCCGGCCGCGCCGCCGGTGCTGCGACCGCTGCGGCTGCGGCAACTGGAGCTGCGCACCCTCACCGGCCGGGTAATCGGCCCCGAGGAGCAACCACTGGCGGCGATGCGGGTCGAACTTCCCGGCACGTCGTCCGTCACCCGAACCGATCCCGACGGCCGATTCCTGATCGTCGGCGTACCGCACGACCCCGAGCACCCGGGCCCGGTCCGGCTCCGGCTGACCGGGCGCGGGCTCGTGCTCACCGCCGAGGTCGACCCCGCCGAACCCGACATCGTCATCGTCTGCGCGCCACCGACCCGCTGA
- a CDS encoding glycine zipper family protein — translation MVFGIISAAIQVGFGALLGLLAGGPIGLLIGAVVGLLVGAVFGWSVASAGVYAADVRGVFLFVVDHTWSLLNTVVGAIYLAVHLLFGHSLDRPTSQGSGRVSVVEGVSPRYATTIGTVCAGSSSGIQRHEDVHIFQGRLLGPLYVPLVLANYVLFTVAPVWLLYHDHTNAPINRFTRYFEIGVYPHVWNEAIAYRIQGTPPR, via the coding sequence ATGGTCTTCGGAATCATCAGCGCGGCAATCCAGGTCGGCTTCGGCGCCCTGCTCGGCCTCCTGGCCGGCGGCCCGATCGGGCTACTGATCGGCGCCGTCGTCGGCCTGCTGGTCGGCGCGGTCTTCGGCTGGTCGGTGGCCTCCGCCGGGGTGTACGCAGCGGACGTCCGCGGCGTCTTCCTCTTCGTCGTCGACCACACCTGGAGCCTGCTGAACACTGTCGTCGGGGCCATCTACCTGGCCGTGCACCTGCTCTTCGGGCACTCGCTGGACCGGCCCACCTCGCAGGGCAGCGGCCGGGTCAGCGTGGTGGAGGGGGTCTCGCCCCGCTACGCCACCACCATCGGCACCGTCTGCGCCGGCTCCAGCTCCGGCATTCAGCGACACGAGGACGTGCACATCTTCCAGGGTCGCCTGCTCGGCCCGCTCTACGTCCCGCTGGTGCTGGCGAACTACGTGCTGTTCACCGTCGCACCGGTGTGGCTGCTCTACCACGACCACACCAACGCGCCGATCAACCGGTTCACCCGGTACTTCGAGATCGGCGTCTACCCGCACGTGTGGAACGAGGCCATCGCGTACCGGATCCAGGGGACACCGCCGCGATGA
- a CDS encoding LppM family (lipo)protein, producing MTRRVNRDKALRVAVCLLLLAVLSGCIQDGRGRSDLVRHAPPTPDIVLPVFPGLERPVFTRFWAAQLNMGLTVNTDDTVDGQLLLTAHRSRLVALNKNIPAAIAELRQNIPALPPGEETGYEDGNLFGTQISYRKAPLTTFDGESMKLFRDNDFYRFTLPLDPTKYGRKAAEQNPQNQQAFLKLMSFEISVTFPGRVIDTNGTVNGRSVSWKVDSNQDKPTELRAVAEAPPRPSASPVAAADGGGFPWLLIVGGLLLLLLLAAVGVLLLRRRRPAAPAAPGATATGPTSPGPPAGAPGPG from the coding sequence ATGACCAGGAGAGTCAACCGCGATAAGGCACTCCGCGTCGCGGTGTGCCTCCTCCTTCTCGCCGTTCTGAGCGGCTGCATTCAGGACGGTCGAGGGCGCAGCGATCTCGTCCGGCACGCACCGCCAACGCCCGATATCGTCCTACCAGTATTTCCGGGACTGGAACGACCCGTGTTCACCCGATTCTGGGCCGCTCAACTCAACATGGGGCTCACCGTCAACACCGACGACACAGTCGACGGGCAACTACTGCTGACTGCTCACAGGTCCCGGCTGGTCGCCTTGAACAAGAACATCCCGGCGGCCATCGCGGAGTTGCGCCAGAACATCCCCGCGCTGCCGCCCGGAGAGGAAACCGGCTACGAGGACGGCAATCTCTTCGGCACCCAGATCAGTTACCGCAAGGCACCGCTGACGACCTTCGACGGCGAGAGCATGAAACTGTTCCGGGACAACGATTTCTACCGCTTCACGCTGCCGCTCGATCCGACGAAATACGGCAGAAAAGCAGCCGAACAGAATCCGCAAAACCAGCAAGCATTCCTCAAGTTGATGTCGTTCGAGATCTCGGTGACATTTCCCGGCCGAGTGATCGACACCAATGGAACCGTCAACGGCCGGTCGGTCAGCTGGAAGGTGGACTCCAACCAGGACAAGCCGACCGAGCTGCGGGCCGTCGCCGAGGCGCCGCCCCGCCCGTCGGCCTCGCCGGTCGCCGCGGCCGACGGAGGCGGGTTCCCCTGGCTGCTGATCGTCGGCGGGCTGCTCCTCCTGCTGCTGCTCGCCGCGGTGGGCGTACTCCTGCTGCGTCGCCGCCGCCCGGCGGCGCCCGCCGCACCGGGCGCGACCGCAACGGGACCGACCTCGCCGGGCCCGCCCGCCGGCGCCCCCGGGCCCGGCTGA
- a CDS encoding NUDIX domain-containing protein, translating into MIVIACVLLVDPDGRLLLQLRDGNARFHPNVWGLPGGHAEAGETPEQTAERELWEETGLRADGPLLPFAVQPLPELERVKHYFIGSTRARQEDVVLGEGAAMIFVPRDEVLDGRPYTPGTIEVLTRFLASAEHTGTTTAS; encoded by the coding sequence ATGATCGTGATCGCATGCGTGCTGCTGGTGGACCCCGATGGACGACTGTTGCTGCAACTGCGCGACGGCAACGCCCGCTTCCACCCCAACGTGTGGGGGTTGCCCGGCGGGCACGCCGAGGCGGGGGAGACGCCGGAGCAGACCGCCGAACGGGAGCTCTGGGAGGAGACCGGCCTGCGCGCCGACGGGCCGCTGCTCCCGTTCGCCGTGCAGCCGCTGCCGGAGCTGGAGCGGGTCAAGCACTACTTCATCGGCAGCACCCGGGCCCGGCAGGAGGACGTGGTGCTCGGCGAGGGAGCGGCGATGATCTTCGTGCCCCGCGACGAGGTGCTCGACGGCCGCCCCTACACACCGGGCACCATCGAGGTGCTGACCCGGTTCCTCGCCTCAGCCGAGCACACCGGCACGACCACCGCGAGCTGA